The Candidatus Eisenbacteria bacterium sequence CTTCGAGGAAGCGATCAAGGCGGTCGCCGACCTCACCGCCGAGGACTCGCTCGATGTCTTCGGCGGCGGTCCGGCCGTGCGGCGCTTCATCCAGCGCGCGCAGAACCACGTGCCGCCGCGGCTGGGGAGCTTCCTCGCGCTCGTCACGGAGTACCTGCTGACGTCACGGTTCGATCTCGTCGGCCGCTTCCTCGGCGGCGTGCGGCGCTCCGCGCTCGCCGACACGACCCGGCTGCGCCAGCGTCTCGTCGACACGTTCGGCGGCGAGACGATCCACGAGCGCGCGATGCGCCTCGCCATCAACACGGTCGACGTGCGCACGGGCCGCATCGTGCGCTACGTCACGGTCGCGACGCCGCTCACCCGCGAGCCCGACTACCACATCGTGCCGGCGATCACGGTCGACATGGTGATGGCGAGCGCGAGCATTCCCCTCCTCTTCCCGCCGGTCGCGGTCGAGAACCATCTCCTGTGGGACGGCGGACTGCTCGTGAACACGCCCCTCGCGCCGGTCGTGGCGCTCGGCGTCGAGGAGATCGTCACGGTGCTCGTGACGCAGACGCCCGGCGTCGCGTCGGCGCGGCCGCTCCGCAGCCTCGGCGACGCGGTCGAGCGCACGGTCGATGCGCTGCTCGAGAACGCCTACAACGTCGACCGCAAGCTGCTCTTCACGCGCAATCGCCTGGCGAAGCTCGAGGGCGGCTACCGCGCGGTGCGCCTCTACAAGGCGCTGCGGCCCGAGACGGAGATCTGCGGCCCCGGCTCCTATCTCGACTTCCGGCGCGTGATGCTCGAGAAGCTCGCGGCCGCCGGCCGCCGCGCCGCCGATGCATGGCT is a genomic window containing:
- a CDS encoding patatin-like phospholipase family protein, yielding MGRRWGLVLSGGGARGAFQVGVLERLLQDPEFGAGPVVASGTSAGGINAALLASGKSPQEMRQFWRDIAADPPVVVDPTFFEEAIKAVADLTAEDSLDVFGGGPAVRRFIQRAQNHVPPRLGSFLALVTEYLLTSRFDLVGRFLGGVRRSALADTTRLRQRLVDTFGGETIHERAMRLAINTVDVRTGRIVRYVTVATPLTREPDYHIVPAITVDMVMASASIPLLFPPVAVENHLLWDGGLLVNTPLAPVVALGVEEIVTVLVTQTPGVASARPLRSLGDAVERTVDALLENAYNVDRKLLFTRNRLAKLEGGYRAVRLYKALRPETEICGPGSYLDFRRVMLEKLAAAGRRAADAWLAAGPPEDDLPEPGELDAVSEVG